DNA from Amorphoplanes friuliensis DSM 7358:
GTTTGATCTCAGCGGCTGGCAGATCGTTCTCTACAACGGATCCAATGGCGCGGCGTACAACACCGTGACGCTCAGCGGTGTGGTTCCGGCCGCCGGTGTTGTCGTGCAGGCGTACCCGGTGAACGGTGTTCAGAACGGTCCGCCCGACGGCGTCGCGCTGGTGGACGCGGCCGGTGGCGTCGCCGAGTTCCTCACGTACGAGGGGCCCATGACGGCGACCGGCGGTCCTGCGGCCGGGATGACCGGTGTGGACATCGGTGTCTCGGAGCCGGACTCCACCCCGGTGGGCTCGTCGCTGCAGAAGATCGACGGGGTCTGGAAGGGCCCGGCGGCGAACAGCTTCGGCAAGCTGAACGCGGTCGTGACCGACCCGGACCCGGACCCGGATCCGCCCGTCGGCTGCACCACCGCACCTGATCACACGATCGCCCAGGTGCAGGGCACCGGCACGGCGACCGAGCTGGCCGGCACCCGTGTCACCGTCGAGGGTGTGGTGACCGCCGACCACCGCGCGGGTGGCTACAACGGCGTTTACGTGCAGACCGCGGGCAGCGGCGGCGATCGCCCCGTGGCCGCCGGCACCGCGTCCGACGGCATTTTTGTCTACCTGACCACCGACGCCGCTGTGCACCCGGCAGTCGCGATCGGTGACCTGGTGCGGGTCAGTGGCACCCCGACCGAGTTCAACGGCCTCACCCAGCTGGCCATCGCCGCGAAGGCCGACGTGCAGATCTGCTCGCACGGCGCGCCGCTGCCGGCGCCCGTCGCGCTGAGCCTGCCGCTGGCCGACGACGCCCGCGAGTCGGCCGAGTCCATGCTGGTCGCGCCGGTCGGTGCGTACTCGGTGTCGGACGTCTTCAACACGAACCGCTTCGGCGAGGTCGTGCTCGCGGCCGGCAACGCGCCGGCGCGGGTTCCCACGGATGTGGCTCGTCCCGGCACGGACGCCGCGGCGCAGGTCAAGGCGGCCAACAAGCTCGGCCGCATCCTGCTGGACGACGGCCGGACGACCAACCTGTCCTCGGCCGGCCTCGCGCCGCCGTACCTGTCCAAGGACGACCCGGTCCGGGTCGGTGACACGGTCGAGGCCTTCGCGCCGTCCGTGCTCGGCTTCGGTTTCAGCGAGTGGCGCCTGCAGCCGACCCTCCCGGTCGCTGCCGACACTCCCGCGACCGGTCGCACGACCTTCAAGGACACCAACCCGCGTACGCCCGGACCGGCCGACGTGGGCGGGGACATCCGCCTGGCCAGCTTCAACGTGCTGAACTACTTCGTGCACTTCGGTGGCGAGGCGCGCGGTGCGACGACTCCCGAGGCGCTGGCCAAGCAGCAGGCGAAGATCGTCTCGGCGATCACGGCGCTGGACGCCGACGTGGTCGCGCTGATGGAGATCGAAAACTCGGTCCGCTTCAACACCGAGGACCCGCAGCAGGCGCTGAAGACGCTGGTCGGAGCCCTGAACGAGGCTGACGGCGCGGGCACGTGGGATTACGTGCGCAGCCCGGCCGAGCTGCCCGCCGCCGCCCAGCAGGACTTCATCACGACCGCGATCATCTTCAAGCCGGCCAAGGTCACGCCCAAGGGTGCGGCCCGGTCGATCAACGACGAGACGGTGTGGTCCAACGCCCGCGAGCCGATCGCTCAGGCGTTCACCTCCGGGTCGATCACCTTCACGGTCGTCGCCAACCACTTCAAGTCGAAGAGTGCGTCGACCACGCCGACCGGCGACAACGTCGACACCGGTGACGGACAGGGCCCGTTCAACGGCGACCGTGTCCGGCAGGCGAAGTCCCTCGCGACGTTCGTGGACGACCTGAAGACCAGCAGCGGCAGCGACCAGGTGCTGCTGCTCGGCGACTTCAACGCGTACACGCAGGAGGACCCGCTGCAGGCCCTGTACGACAAGGGCTTCACCGACGTCCACAGCACGTACGCGCAGGGCAAGTACTCGTACGTGTTCTCCGGTGAGACGGGCTCGCTCGACCACGGTCTCGCCACCGCCTCGATGGCGCAGCGGGTCACGGGCGTGGACATCTGGAACATCAACTCGGTCGAGTCGTTCGCGTTCCAGTACGACGGGTTCGCCCCGTTCTACGACGCCGGCCCGTACCGTGCGAGCGACCATGACCCGGTCGTGGTCGGTCTCGACACCGGTGCGCCGAAGCCGGTCGATCTGCAGCTGCTCAGCATCAACGACTTCCACGGCCGGCTCGAGTCCCCCGCCACCGTCGACGGCAAGCCCGTCGGTGGCGCGGCCCAGCTCGTCGGGATGGTCAACCAGCTGCGGGCGGCCAACCCGAACACCGCGTGGGTGTCGGCGGGCGACAACATCGGCGCCTCTACGTTCATCTCCGCGATCGACGGCGACAACCCGACGATCGACGCCCTGAACGCCGGGCACCTGAACGTCTCGGCGGTCGGTAACCACGAGTTCGACAAGGGACTCGCGGACCTGCTGGGCCGGGTCGAGACCCGGGCCGACTTCCCGTACCTCGCGGCGAACGTCTACAAGGACGACAAGCGGGTGCTGCCCGGATACGTCGTGCAGAGCCTGGGCGGTGTCCGGGTGGGTTACATCGGTGTGGTCACCGAGCAGACCGGTTCGCTGGTCAGCCCGGACGGCATCGCCGGTGTGCAGTTCCGTGACCCGGTGGCCGAGGCCAACACCGTCGCCTCGCAGCTGTCCGACGGCAACGACACGAACGGCGAGGCCGACGTGCTGGTGCTGCTCGCGCACGAGGGCGCGGCCTCCGAGAACATCGGCTCCGCGGCCGACCTGGTGGCGGACCCGGTCTTCGGCGAGTTCACCCAGGTCAGCGCCGACATCGACGCCATCTTCAGCGGCCACACCCACCAGCCGTACGCGTTCCAGGTGCCGATCCCCGGCACGGACCGCACGCGTCCGGTGATCCAGGCCGAGGACTACGGCGTCAAGCTCGGCAAGGCCGTGCTCACCTACGACCCCGCCACCGACTCGGTGACGGCGTCGACGGCGGAGCTGCTCCCGGTTGTCGGTGCGACGCCGGACCCGACGGTCGCCGGCATCGTGGCGACCGCCAAGGCGAACGCCACCGAGCTCGGCAAGCAGCCCCTGGGCAAGATCACCGCGGACATCAAGCGGGGTTACACCGGTGGCACCGAGAACCGTGGCATCGAATCGGTGATGGGCAACTTCATCGCCGACGTGCAGCTCGACCAGACCAGTGCCGCCGGTCGCGGAGGTGCTCAGATCGCCTTCATGAACCCCGGCGGTCTCCGGGCCGATCTTGTGTACGGGACCGACGGCACGGTCACCTACGCGGACGCGTTCTCGGTCCAGCCGTTCGCCAACGACGTGGTGACACAGACGCTCACCGGCGCCAAGATCAAGCAGGTGCTCGAGGAGCAGTGGCAGCCGGACGGGGCTTCCCGGCCGGTGCTGCACCTCGGTGTGTCGAAGGGGCTCACCTACTCCTACGACGCCGCGCAGCCGCGGGGTCAGCGGATCATCGCGTCGTCGCTCGAGCTCAACGGGGTCACGCTGAACCCGACGGGCACCTACCGCGTGACGTCGAACTCGTTCCTCGCCTCGGGTGGCGACAACTTCACCACCCTGGGCACCGGAACGGACCGGAAGACCACCGGCGACAACGACCTCACCATGCTGGTCAACTACTTCGCCGCGCACTCCCCGGTCACGGCCGACCCGGCACCGCGCTCCACGGCGGGCGTGCTGGACGGCACGGCGCCGACGGGCACCTTCGCCCTGAACACCGCGGCGATCTGGCCCGGGCAGTCGGTCCAGCTGACCCAGACCGCCCTGGCCGACAACGTGAGCACCCCTGCGGGCATCCGCCGGGTCATCACCTGGGGTGACGGCAGCGCGCCGCAGACCCTCGCCGCCGGTGCCACGAGTGCTGCTCACGCGTACGCGAAGGTGGGTAGCTATCAGGTCTCGGTCGCGCTGACCGACGAGGCCGGCAACACCGGGCCGGCGACCTTGAGCTCTGCGACGGTTGTCGTGGCTGCTCAGCCGGGTCGTTACACCGTGGACCGGACCTCGATCTGGGCGACCCAATCGGTGAAGCTCAGCCTGACCGGCCTGACCGGTGCCACCAAGGTCGAGGTGGCCTGGGGTGACGGTGCCATCACGA
Protein-coding regions in this window:
- a CDS encoding ExeM/NucH family extracellular endonuclease → MRRYMRERYNRSALRAVGAAVVATALGLSFTGPVNAAAKAAETPFISEIHYDNAGADSGEAIEIQAPAGFDLSGWQIVLYNGSNGAAYNTVTLSGVVPAAGVVVQAYPVNGVQNGPPDGVALVDAAGGVAEFLTYEGPMTATGGPAAGMTGVDIGVSEPDSTPVGSSLQKIDGVWKGPAANSFGKLNAVVTDPDPDPDPPVGCTTAPDHTIAQVQGTGTATELAGTRVTVEGVVTADHRAGGYNGVYVQTAGSGGDRPVAAGTASDGIFVYLTTDAAVHPAVAIGDLVRVSGTPTEFNGLTQLAIAAKADVQICSHGAPLPAPVALSLPLADDARESAESMLVAPVGAYSVSDVFNTNRFGEVVLAAGNAPARVPTDVARPGTDAAAQVKAANKLGRILLDDGRTTNLSSAGLAPPYLSKDDPVRVGDTVEAFAPSVLGFGFSEWRLQPTLPVAADTPATGRTTFKDTNPRTPGPADVGGDIRLASFNVLNYFVHFGGEARGATTPEALAKQQAKIVSAITALDADVVALMEIENSVRFNTEDPQQALKTLVGALNEADGAGTWDYVRSPAELPAAAQQDFITTAIIFKPAKVTPKGAARSINDETVWSNAREPIAQAFTSGSITFTVVANHFKSKSASTTPTGDNVDTGDGQGPFNGDRVRQAKSLATFVDDLKTSSGSDQVLLLGDFNAYTQEDPLQALYDKGFTDVHSTYAQGKYSYVFSGETGSLDHGLATASMAQRVTGVDIWNINSVESFAFQYDGFAPFYDAGPYRASDHDPVVVGLDTGAPKPVDLQLLSINDFHGRLESPATVDGKPVGGAAQLVGMVNQLRAANPNTAWVSAGDNIGASTFISAIDGDNPTIDALNAGHLNVSAVGNHEFDKGLADLLGRVETRADFPYLAANVYKDDKRVLPGYVVQSLGGVRVGYIGVVTEQTGSLVSPDGIAGVQFRDPVAEANTVASQLSDGNDTNGEADVLVLLAHEGAASENIGSAADLVADPVFGEFTQVSADIDAIFSGHTHQPYAFQVPIPGTDRTRPVIQAEDYGVKLGKAVLTYDPATDSVTASTAELLPVVGATPDPTVAGIVATAKANATELGKQPLGKITADIKRGYTGGTENRGIESVMGNFIADVQLDQTSAAGRGGAQIAFMNPGGLRADLVYGTDGTVTYADAFSVQPFANDVVTQTLTGAKIKQVLEEQWQPDGASRPVLHLGVSKGLTYSYDAAQPRGQRIIASSLELNGVTLNPTGTYRVTSNSFLASGGDNFTTLGTGTDRKTTGDNDLTMLVNYFAAHSPVTADPAPRSTAGVLDGTAPTGTFALNTAAIWPGQSVQLTQTALADNVSTPAGIRRVITWGDGSAPQTLAAGATSAAHAYAKVGSYQVSVALTDEAGNTGPATLSSATVVVAAQPGRYTVDRTSIWATQSVKLSLTGLTGATKVEVAWGDGAITTMSPNVTSAAHSYTKAGTFKIKVTPSNAAGAGAPVTVASIKVTKDTFKPAVALQVPNSPTKASSWSKVSGVVSDKGLGAAKVRVKLIEQRSGKWYFYSGSKWEKASSERKASAQAKEITVIPTARGTWSVGIKGVKKGTLKVTYAATDKAGNTSSAKIHTQKITK